A DNA window from Sphingopyxis macrogoltabida contains the following coding sequences:
- a CDS encoding DUF5818 domain-containing protein, producing the protein MGPLLERASVPVSPDLHLRGELVEGPLGLLLQAGGGHWELDAPRSARRLVGREVEVTGHRAGFNGLICKQVWPAGTAQPRRMQLPIERLLVGGFVIYGLLATLAGLAGQLS; encoded by the coding sequence ATGGGACCGTTACTGGAAAGGGCCAGCGTGCCGGTAAGCCCCGACCTACACCTTCGTGGGGAGCTCGTCGAAGGGCCGCTTGGCCTCTTGCTCCAGGCAGGCGGCGGCCACTGGGAACTGGATGCGCCAAGGTCAGCTCGACGCCTTGTCGGCCGCGAGGTCGAGGTCACTGGCCACCGTGCGGGCTTCAACGGCTTGATCTGCAAGCAGGTCTGGCCGGCAGGGACAGCCCAACCTCGCCGAATGCAGCTTCCAATCGAACGCCTGCTCGTTGGTGGTTTCGTGATTTACGGACTTCTGGCGACCCTGGCCGGCCTTGCGGGGCAGCTTTCTTGA
- a CDS encoding S24 family peptidase, producing the protein MDDARRALDELIQQRGCNYSSVSRLLGRNAAYIQQYIRRGSPRHLDEQDRSVLARFFGVDEKVLGAPARRSGPVVELVHVPVLNVEASAGHGALAEMESKSAQFGFDEKWLRRLTASKASSLSIIAVHGDSMEPTLHDGDEVMVDLADGQARLRDGIYVLRMDDMLSVKRIALEPQGKRASVLSDNPAYPSWRGLEKRTLNIVGRVLWFGRAL; encoded by the coding sequence ATGGACGACGCACGCAGAGCCTTGGACGAACTGATCCAGCAACGAGGCTGCAATTATTCCTCGGTTTCGCGACTGCTCGGGCGCAACGCAGCCTATATCCAGCAGTACATTCGCCGCGGCAGCCCGAGACACCTGGACGAGCAGGATCGCTCGGTGCTCGCCCGCTTTTTCGGGGTGGACGAGAAGGTGCTTGGTGCCCCTGCCCGTCGCTCAGGTCCGGTCGTCGAACTGGTCCATGTGCCCGTTCTCAATGTCGAGGCATCGGCTGGCCACGGCGCTCTGGCCGAAATGGAATCCAAATCCGCGCAATTCGGCTTCGATGAGAAGTGGCTACGCCGGCTGACCGCCAGCAAGGCATCGAGCCTGTCGATCATCGCCGTGCATGGCGACTCGATGGAGCCTACCCTCCACGATGGTGACGAGGTCATGGTCGATCTTGCAGATGGCCAGGCGCGTCTGAGAGACGGGATCTATGTCCTGCGGATGGATGACATGCTGAGCGTCAAGCGGATTGCCCTCGAACCGCAGGGCAAGCGCGCTTCGGTTCTGAGCGACAACCCGGCCTATCCGAGCTGGCGCGGCCTGGAAAAGCGGACGCTCAACATCGTCGGACGGGTTCTCTGGTTCGGACGGGCGCTTTAA
- a CDS encoding type IV secretion system DNA-binding domain-containing protein, with protein sequence MKRNLVNFTRGSQLLGHFSFMFAAGLKGPLIVAALVITWTSWWTISAGLTDHEVYLVWMRIYAAIYGFMEFDPAKRITLETAFGATIQFPISQLDHYPPVVHAWEKLTALLSSALWRSGFLLVPAFAVFYWFAERFGGRSKERKHERGAMLVTLPELVDELTTHNRRERTRELDQAMGWKWRLSLPREIARVFPYRPSHIATVAYPWRLEQSHAMLIGTTGMGKTVAISDMIAEARAKGQRCIVFDLTGAFIEHFHAAHCDIILNPLDARCPQWSLFDECRTEGEFWAAADALVPHDGGGEAQFWVIAARALFVEFCLKLLADGRASNEALARELMTADLSRVHAMMRGTIADPLTAPEAARMAESIRAVFNVNAKALKLLPATGPRFSVRKWIEEGAAGVQDQGSILFISARYVDMSVCAQLLTLWLDTAMNTLMTGPRTRDLKCWFFVDELGALHRLPALEKGLQTARNFGGAIVLGIHAYAKLKEVYGENMAMTLSSLARTKLILGTADRETATWCSDFIGHRQVRDMEEGYTYGYNNARDAVSLTPRKHIEPLLLPDQLMNLPRLSGYIKFPDGFPAAPVRLTPVNRPKRAETFIARVKDGPKAPVAEPQPPAQQARQSTASTGNEHPSSNDDGAGKPVVPKQGELALDQRQQSEPKQKPDAHVKDLRQPVESRPGKTPKEQERAARSGKEKAGNAKRESSNTRTEATPRKAGPSARPLLPTGEAAATQDQSATPKGTARAGTSEAKPPQEGRPDNSKSTGSSDAAARKLMLEDGLREQEPPPMTGPDLGDMEM encoded by the coding sequence ATGAAGCGTAACCTCGTCAACTTCACGCGCGGCAGCCAGCTGCTCGGACACTTCAGCTTCATGTTCGCGGCGGGTCTCAAGGGCCCCCTGATTGTCGCCGCGCTTGTGATCACATGGACCTCGTGGTGGACCATCTCGGCAGGTCTCACCGACCACGAAGTCTACCTGGTCTGGATGCGGATCTACGCCGCCATCTACGGCTTCATGGAGTTCGATCCTGCCAAGCGGATCACTCTGGAGACAGCCTTCGGCGCGACCATTCAGTTTCCGATTTCGCAGCTCGATCATTATCCGCCGGTCGTCCATGCCTGGGAGAAACTCACGGCTCTGCTGAGCAGTGCCTTGTGGCGTTCCGGGTTCCTTTTGGTCCCCGCTTTTGCGGTCTTCTACTGGTTCGCTGAGCGGTTCGGTGGTCGCTCCAAGGAGCGCAAGCACGAGCGCGGCGCGATGCTTGTCACGCTCCCCGAGCTTGTCGATGAACTGACCACCCACAACCGGCGCGAGCGCACCCGTGAGCTCGATCAGGCTATGGGCTGGAAGTGGCGGCTCAGCCTGCCGCGAGAGATCGCCCGGGTCTTTCCCTACCGGCCATCGCATATTGCCACGGTCGCCTATCCATGGCGCCTCGAGCAGAGCCACGCGATGCTCATTGGCACCACCGGCATGGGCAAGACCGTGGCGATCTCGGATATGATTGCGGAGGCAAGAGCCAAGGGCCAGCGCTGCATCGTCTTCGATTTGACCGGCGCCTTTATCGAACATTTCCATGCGGCCCACTGCGACATCATCCTGAACCCGCTGGATGCGCGCTGCCCCCAATGGAGCCTGTTCGACGAATGCCGCACTGAGGGGGAGTTCTGGGCAGCTGCGGATGCCCTGGTACCCCATGACGGGGGCGGCGAGGCGCAGTTCTGGGTGATCGCCGCCCGTGCCCTGTTCGTCGAATTCTGCCTCAAACTCCTGGCCGATGGCAGGGCGAGCAACGAAGCACTTGCCCGCGAGCTAATGACCGCGGACCTGTCGCGCGTTCATGCCATGATGCGTGGCACCATAGCCGATCCACTGACCGCACCGGAAGCCGCCCGCATGGCGGAATCGATCCGCGCCGTGTTCAACGTCAATGCCAAGGCGCTCAAGTTATTGCCGGCTACCGGGCCTCGCTTCTCGGTCCGAAAGTGGATCGAAGAGGGCGCAGCTGGAGTTCAGGACCAGGGCTCAATCCTGTTCATATCTGCCCGCTACGTCGACATGAGCGTCTGCGCGCAGCTGCTCACGCTCTGGCTCGATACAGCGATGAATACGCTTATGACTGGCCCACGCACCCGCGATCTCAAGTGCTGGTTCTTCGTCGATGAATTGGGGGCATTGCATCGCCTGCCAGCCCTCGAGAAAGGACTGCAGACAGCGCGCAATTTCGGCGGCGCTATTGTCCTTGGCATCCACGCCTACGCCAAACTCAAGGAAGTCTACGGCGAGAACATGGCGATGACCCTGTCATCGCTGGCCCGGACGAAACTGATCCTCGGCACCGCCGACCGGGAAACGGCTACCTGGTGCTCCGACTTCATTGGCCATCGCCAGGTGCGCGACATGGAGGAGGGCTACACCTACGGCTACAACAATGCCCGTGATGCGGTGAGCCTCACCCCGCGCAAGCACATCGAGCCGCTGCTGCTGCCCGACCAGTTGATGAACCTGCCGCGGCTGTCCGGGTACATCAAGTTCCCCGATGGTTTCCCCGCCGCACCCGTCAGGCTCACCCCGGTCAACCGGCCCAAGCGAGCGGAGACCTTCATTGCCCGGGTGAAGGATGGCCCAAAAGCTCCGGTTGCCGAGCCTCAGCCGCCGGCACAGCAGGCGCGGCAGTCGACAGCATCAACGGGCAATGAGCATCCCTCGTCTAACGACGATGGGGCGGGCAAGCCGGTCGTGCCCAAGCAGGGAGAACTGGCCCTCGACCAGAGGCAGCAATCCGAGCCGAAACAGAAGCCTGACGCGCACGTAAAGGATTTGCGGCAGCCCGTTGAAAGCAGGCCCGGCAAGACGCCGAAGGAGCAGGAACGGGCCGCTCGATCGGGGAAAGAGAAGGCGGGCAACGCCAAGCGAGAGAGTTCGAACACCCGAACTGAAGCAACGCCTAGAAAGGCAGGACCCTCCGCCCGCCCGCTCCTCCCGACCGGCGAGGCCGCCGCGACGCAGGATCAGTCAGCTACTCCCAAGGGCACTGCTCGGGCTGGAACGTCGGAAGCGAAGCCGCCGCAAGAGGGTAGGCCGGACAATTCTAAAAGCACCGGCTCCAGCGATGCAGCAGCGCGCAAGCTGATGCTCGAGGATGGGCTGCGCGAGCAGGAACCGCCGCCGATGACGGGGCCCGACCTCGGCGACATGGAGATGTGA
- a CDS encoding thermonuclease family protein, which yields MLALLAASIVASSQTFTCTPTHVWDGDGPVWCAEGPRIRIAGIAAREMDGSCRTNQPCPDATAIEARDTLVQLMGGARGTIQTGHIVVRGPRLSCRSEGSAGGSRTAAWCRLPSGADLSCAMIRTRTVLRWDRYWKGPACR from the coding sequence ATGCTTGCCCTCCTTGCCGCCTCGATCGTCGCCTCCAGTCAGACCTTCACCTGCACACCAACCCATGTCTGGGATGGCGATGGCCCGGTATGGTGTGCGGAAGGGCCCCGCATTCGCATCGCTGGCATCGCTGCCCGGGAAATGGATGGCAGCTGCCGCACCAATCAGCCCTGCCCCGATGCCACGGCGATTGAGGCACGCGATACGCTCGTCCAGCTGATGGGCGGCGCGCGCGGGACGATCCAGACCGGTCACATTGTGGTTCGAGGTCCGCGGCTGTCGTGCCGCTCGGAAGGTTCTGCAGGCGGAAGCCGCACGGCTGCCTGGTGCCGCCTGCCCTCCGGCGCAGATCTCTCCTGCGCAATGATCCGTACGCGAACGGTGCTGCGATGGGACCGTTACTGGAAAGGGCCAGCGTGCCGGTAA
- a CDS encoding DUF6961 family protein, with product MLSDWELWACANHVLRTHGDKAPLHVAEQIGALALAGDQAGIRAWQAIAERIVQLTSNRDGARLQ from the coding sequence ATGCTCAGCGATTGGGAACTCTGGGCCTGTGCCAACCATGTCCTGCGAACCCATGGCGACAAGGCACCGTTGCACGTCGCCGAACAGATTGGCGCTCTCGCTCTCGCGGGCGATCAGGCAGGAATTCGTGCGTGGCAGGCCATCGCTGAGCGGATTGTCCAGCTGACCTCAAACCGTGATGGCGCCCGGCTGCAGTAG
- the mobF gene encoding MobF family relaxase, which translates to MLSVANVRTAGGAANYFAADNYYTRADADRSGEWLGKGAAALGLNGTVDARQFEAILKGMLPDGSRVGSDNRAHRAGTDLTFSMPKSWSVLALVGGDKRILDAYAAAVRETLRWAEKNLAETRMDVRGRERVVQTGNLAIALFQHDTNRNQEPNAHFHAVIANVTQGPDGKWRALRNDKLWQHNTLLNAMTMARFRLDVEKLGYEVGEFGKHGNFEAVGVPKAVRDAFSSRRAEILEAAAQMNFSGPGVLDAATLMTRAEKGRIEDRDALTQQWRETSARFGFDPAVVIARANARSAQDLGNVTGFGPSVRALVRQGQALAATFAERLGLREGDPLIPARMGNRSVEQVAAIHAVASAVRHLGEREAAFTRSEIYRAALGFALPTSLAEIEHRVDQLVRQGHLERGRGGDRDLLTTRDAIRLEQRIIAAVESGRGVVPAIVSPDLAGERLQALSQIKYGLTLNAGQEGAGRLLLGSHNRIVAIQGVAGAGKSTVLKPVADILREEGRAVLGLAVQNTLVQMLERETGIPSMTVSRFLRQHSDLLEGADAARLAEARAAMRGTVVLLDEASMAGNADKEKLVRLANLLELGRFASIGDRKQLGAVDAGKPFDVMQQAGIETAVMDTNLRARTEALRNAQQAAQEGRIEDAMRHLAPQVIEVGNGAAVEAAAAWLSLPSGEREATAIYASGRVLRGAVNEAVQTGLKANGELGPGAMRLSTLSRVNVTREELRYASTYAPGMVVEVARRQRGQGLSPGEYRVVSADIARERVTLENERGRQFELRPGKFRPQGEQDALRLFEVREIDIHTHDRIRWTETDHKRGLLNADQARIVAVDSAGVVVKTSLGGEHRLEQGDPMLRRLDLAYALNAHMAQGLTSDRGIAVMDSRERNLANQQTFLVTITRLRDGLTLYVDNAGKLEAAVERNAGMKRSALETVDLLRDAAAKGQAKDRAPAPERKPPELDRSIAKPFEIGI; encoded by the coding sequence ATGCTGTCGGTAGCCAACGTCCGCACCGCGGGCGGCGCGGCCAACTACTTTGCTGCCGACAACTACTACACGCGGGCCGATGCCGACCGCTCCGGCGAATGGCTCGGGAAGGGCGCTGCCGCGCTGGGGCTAAATGGGACCGTAGACGCGCGGCAGTTCGAGGCGATCCTCAAAGGCATGCTGCCCGATGGCAGCCGGGTTGGCAGTGACAATCGGGCGCATCGGGCAGGGACCGATCTCACCTTTTCAATGCCGAAAAGCTGGTCGGTCCTCGCGCTGGTGGGCGGTGACAAACGGATCCTCGATGCCTACGCCGCGGCCGTCCGGGAAACCCTGCGCTGGGCCGAGAAAAACCTCGCGGAGACCCGGATGGATGTCCGCGGCAGGGAGCGCGTCGTGCAGACCGGCAACCTTGCGATCGCGCTCTTTCAGCACGACACCAACCGCAACCAGGAGCCCAATGCGCATTTCCATGCCGTCATTGCCAATGTGACCCAAGGGCCGGACGGCAAATGGCGGGCGTTGCGCAACGATAAGCTTTGGCAGCACAATACCCTCCTCAATGCCATGACCATGGCCCGGTTTCGTCTGGACGTGGAGAAGCTCGGCTACGAGGTTGGGGAGTTCGGCAAGCACGGTAACTTTGAGGCTGTCGGGGTGCCCAAGGCCGTGCGTGATGCCTTCAGTTCCCGGCGTGCAGAGATCCTGGAGGCAGCGGCCCAGATGAACTTCTCTGGGCCAGGCGTCCTGGATGCCGCAACCTTGATGACCCGAGCAGAAAAGGGACGGATCGAGGATCGCGATGCGCTGACGCAGCAGTGGCGGGAGACCTCCGCGAGGTTCGGCTTTGATCCCGCCGTGGTCATTGCCAGAGCCAATGCACGCAGTGCGCAGGACCTCGGAAACGTGACCGGCTTTGGCCCTTCCGTGCGAGCGCTTGTCCGCCAAGGGCAAGCCCTTGCAGCCACCTTTGCCGAACGCCTGGGCCTGCGTGAAGGCGATCCGCTGATACCTGCACGTATGGGTAACCGCAGCGTGGAGCAGGTCGCCGCAATCCATGCGGTTGCCTCGGCTGTCCGGCATCTGGGCGAGCGGGAAGCAGCCTTCACCCGCTCGGAGATCTATCGCGCGGCGCTTGGCTTTGCGCTGCCGACCTCGCTCGCCGAGATCGAGCACCGGGTCGACCAGCTCGTGCGTCAGGGTCATCTGGAAAGGGGCAGGGGAGGCGACCGGGACCTCCTGACAACGCGCGATGCAATCAGGCTTGAGCAACGTATCATTGCGGCGGTCGAAAGTGGGCGCGGTGTGGTCCCGGCGATTGTCTCGCCCGACCTTGCCGGCGAACGCCTGCAGGCCCTCTCCCAGATCAAATACGGGCTCACCTTGAACGCTGGGCAGGAAGGGGCGGGGCGGTTGCTGCTTGGATCGCACAACCGCATCGTCGCCATCCAGGGCGTCGCCGGTGCGGGCAAGAGCACAGTCCTCAAGCCCGTGGCGGACATTTTGCGCGAGGAGGGCAGGGCCGTACTCGGGCTCGCTGTGCAGAACACGCTGGTCCAGATGCTCGAGCGCGAGACGGGTATTCCGTCGATGACTGTATCGCGGTTTCTGCGCCAGCACAGCGACCTGCTCGAAGGGGCTGACGCGGCTCGCCTTGCCGAGGCGCGCGCAGCTATGCGGGGTACTGTCGTGCTGCTCGACGAAGCATCGATGGCCGGCAATGCCGACAAGGAAAAGCTGGTGCGGCTGGCCAACCTGCTCGAGCTCGGCCGCTTTGCCAGCATCGGTGACCGCAAGCAGCTTGGCGCAGTCGATGCCGGTAAGCCGTTTGATGTGATGCAGCAGGCCGGAATCGAGACTGCGGTGATGGACACTAACCTCAGGGCGCGGACCGAGGCGCTGCGTAATGCCCAGCAGGCTGCCCAAGAGGGACGGATCGAGGACGCCATGCGTCATCTGGCGCCCCAGGTGATCGAGGTGGGAAACGGAGCTGCCGTCGAGGCTGCGGCGGCATGGTTGTCGCTCCCATCAGGGGAGCGCGAGGCAACCGCAATCTATGCTTCGGGCCGGGTCCTGCGCGGCGCGGTGAACGAAGCCGTACAGACGGGCCTGAAGGCAAACGGGGAATTGGGACCTGGGGCGATGCGCCTCAGTACCCTGTCACGCGTCAACGTCACCCGCGAAGAGCTGCGTTATGCCAGCACCTATGCGCCCGGCATGGTGGTCGAGGTCGCGCGCCGCCAACGGGGGCAGGGCCTTTCTCCCGGCGAGTATCGCGTGGTCTCGGCCGACATCGCGCGCGAGCGGGTCACGCTGGAAAACGAGCGGGGGCGCCAGTTCGAGCTTCGTCCGGGCAAGTTCCGGCCACAAGGTGAGCAGGATGCACTGCGGCTCTTCGAGGTGCGTGAAATCGACATCCACACTCATGACCGGATTCGATGGACAGAGACCGATCACAAGCGGGGCCTGCTTAATGCCGACCAGGCTCGGATTGTTGCAGTCGACAGCGCCGGGGTGGTTGTGAAGACATCTCTCGGTGGAGAGCACAGGCTGGAGCAGGGCGACCCGATGCTCCGCCGTCTCGATCTCGCCTATGCGCTCAATGCCCATATGGCTCAGGGGCTCACCTCCGATCGCGGCATCGCGGTCATGGACAGCCGTGAGCGCAATCTGGCCAACCAGCAGACGTTTCTCGTGACGATCACGCGGCTGCGCGATGGCCTCACCCTGTATGTCGATAATGCGGGCAAACTCGAAGCGGCGGTCGAGCGCAACGCCGGAATGAAGCGCTCGGCGTTGGAGACGGTTGATCTGCTCCGCGATGCAGCCGCCAAAGGGCAGGCAAAAGACCGTGCGCCTGCGCCTGAACGCAAGCCTCCAGAGCTCGATCGCTCGATCGCCAAGCCCTTCGAGATCGGCATATAG